The Sorangiineae bacterium MSr11954 DNA segment GCAAGGGCTTGGGCGTGCACGCCCCGTCGGCCATCGTCTTTCGTCCCAATGGGGCGTGCTCCACCTTCACCGCCGACATCGGCCTCGATGACGAGGTGGCGGCGGGCAAGGGGGGCGCCGTGTTCCAAGTCTGGGGCGACGGGCGGCTTTTGTATGACAGCGGTGTCATGAACGGAAGTTCTGCCACCAAGAGCGTCCAGGTGAACATCGCAGGCCGCACCGATCTTCGTCTGCAGGTCGCCGGCGGCACCGATACCACCAACAGCGATCACGCCGACTGGGCCAACGCCCGTGTGACTTGCACCTCCAGCATAACCGATGACCCCGTGCCGGCGAATCCCGGTTCAACGCCTACGGAATAGGCAGCAATACCGCATCTCTTCGAAGCGCGATGAGGTGCATTGGCGTAAAGTGCGTCATCCCATGTCGGCCCAAGAGCATTCGACGTCGCATATCCTGCAGTCGCTGGTCGTCAACTTGACCATTGCCGCCACCAAAGCGGTGGCGGCGGTGTTCACCGGATCGGGGGCGATGCTCGCCGAAGCGCTCCACTCCGCGGCCGACTGCTTGAACCAGCTTTTTCTCCTCATCGGCGTCAAGCAAGCCAAGCGCAAGCCCGACGCCTCGCACCCCCTCGGCTATGGCCGCGCGACGTACTTCTGGTCGTTCTTGGTCGCCTTGATGCTCTTCACCGGCGGCGGTGTCTTCTCCATTTACGAGGGCCTGCATAAAATCGGAGAGCCGGAGCCGGTCACCCGGGTCTGGTTGGGAATTGCCATTCTCGGGTTCTCCCTGGCGCTCGAGGGGTATTCCACGTACTCGAACATCCGCGAGCTCCACCAACGCCGCGGCAGCACGCCCTTCTGGCAATACCTGCGCACCACCAAGGACGCGGATCTCGTGGTCGTCTTCGGCGAGAACTCCGCCGCCGTGCTGGGCCTGGCCTTTGCGCTGGCCGCGCTGGTGCTCGCGGCGGTCACGGGCGATGGGCGATGGGACGGCATCGGGAGCCTCCTCATCGGCTTGGTGCTGGTGGCGGTGGCCATTTTTCTCGCGACCGAGGTCAAATCGCTTTTGCTGGGCGAGTCCGCCGATCCGGTGGTGGCGGAGGCCGTGCAGCGGGTGGTGGCCGAGACGCACGAGCTCGATCGGGTGCTCTCGCTGATCACGTTGCAGCAGGGGCCCGGCGAGGTGCTGGTCGCCGTCAAGTTGGCATTTGCGTACAAGCTCGATATCGACGCGGCGTGCGCCACGATCAATGCGTTCGAATCGCGGCTTCGCCAGCTCCGCCCGGAGGTTCGGTGGTGCTTCGTGGAGCCCGATATACCGCGCATCTCGTCGTCGCGGGCGGTGGAGAGCGGCGCCGTTCACGAGACGGCATCGGGGAATCGGCCATAGCGGCGCGGATCGTTGCGCGGGCGCGAACCTTCGATTTGCCGCGCCGCATCTCGTGGGTGCACGGGGGGCCGCCTATTCATCCCGGCATGCCGCTCGGTACCCTCGACAGGTCGAATCGTGCGCGGCGTCTTGGACCGGTGCTCGAGACGATGACGGGCGGCGAGCCCGCGGCATCGGCGACGAGACGAAGCGCCGATCCCGATTCACGGTAGCCGCTTGCGTGCGACGCATCCTCTGAATCCATGGCATCGGCCGTTCGCGCGAGCGCGTCGGCGGCGATCCCCCGATCGCCGTCGATGACGGCGCAGACGTGCCCGTACCCGAGGCACGCAGCGTTGCGTTGTTCGCTCCGCCGCCGAGATCGTGCGCGCCTGGGTGGCAAAGTGGGCGTAGATCGTAGTCGCGTCGCTCGCGCTGCCCACTTGGTTGCCATACCGTGATGTATGCGAGGTAACAAATACAAGTGGCGGTGAAGGTCTTTATTTTCGCGCCGCGTTGTCATTTTCGCTACGTCGCGACGGGTGGGAAGAATGGGGGACGATTTTCCGTAGTCCGAAGATATTCAGCGAATGGGGACGAGGACGAAGCGTGACAGTTAAAATGTATTGAATTTGAATGATGATTTGTGTAGACCGCACTTGATATCATAAGAAGCGAACGCCGTTGCTCGAATTCGTCCGTCTGCCACCGCGTGAGTCAGCATGAGGGGAGAGCCTATGAGCCGTTCTCGAATTGTTTTTCGCTCGGGACCACACCGACGTCTCGGACTATCCATCGTGGTCGCCGTCGTCGGCCTCGGATGCAGTGCTCGGAGCGGTGGCAATGGCGATGACCGCGAGCTCGTGCCCGATTGCGCCGCGTACGTCGCTCGTCTCAACCAGTGCATGAACGGCGTTAGCCCGGAGGTGATCGCTCAACGGACGGCCGCAGCTCGCCAAGCGCTCACTCTCGGTGCGAAGGACGACGCCGCACGCGAAAGACGCGCAGTGCAGTGCCGCGCCGCCAATGAACAGCTATCCCACGCGTGCCGCTAAAAGCGCGCGCCTCGTTCGAATAAGCCCTTTCGCCGGAACTCATCGTCGTGAGCCCATCATGAAGATCCTACGCCCTTCCCACTCGCTCGTTTCGATGTTCGCGGTCACGTTGGTCACGACGCTTCTCCTTGGCTCGGTGCCGGTCCACGCGCTCGCGCAGGAGGTTCCCGCGCCCATGTCCACGCAAGAGGAAACCGCACCCGCGCCTGCGATGGCCACCCCCGCCGGAGCGCTCGCGAGCTTTCCGTCGGAAGGACCCCTCAACGGGAACCAGCCCCCCACCACGCTCGATCCTCCCGAGGGTAGCGGTTTCGGCCGAGGCGTGGTCACCGCCGATCCTGCGACGGGAACCGCCCACGCGTCGATTGGGTTCCGACTCCCGAAAGCTCGAGGAAACGCGCAACCG contains these protein-coding regions:
- a CDS encoding cation diffusion facilitator family transporter — its product is MSAQEHSTSHILQSLVVNLTIAATKAVAAVFTGSGAMLAEALHSAADCLNQLFLLIGVKQAKRKPDASHPLGYGRATYFWSFLVALMLFTGGGVFSIYEGLHKIGEPEPVTRVWLGIAILGFSLALEGYSTYSNIRELHQRRGSTPFWQYLRTTKDADLVVVFGENSAAVLGLAFALAALVLAAVTGDGRWDGIGSLLIGLVLVAVAIFLATEVKSLLLGESADPVVAEAVQRVVAETHELDRVLSLITLQQGPGEVLVAVKLAFAYKLDIDAACATINAFESRLRQLRPEVRWCFVEPDIPRISSSRAVESGAVHETASGNRP